A genome region from Candidatus Bathyarchaeota archaeon includes the following:
- a CDS encoding radical SAM protein — MSLFKKKTIPHGRFTYRGEDEFKGMSLQLRVEADGRGVMVINANTVLHLNQTASAYAYYFMLGLPQQEVINKIRKMYRVKPEAAKADYEKLIYTISTLAQTEKIDPVTFLEIEKEEPFTYQYTAPLRMDMALTFRCQNDCIHCYAGGPHQTPELTTEQWKTVINKLSEIGVFILTFTGGEPTLRDDLPELLLHAQANGMVTGLITNGRKLKDQTYVQALEKAGLDFVQITLESHKPQVHDKMTNTKGSFIETVEGIKNTVQSQIYVSTNTTLSKHNAKDFLTTIDFIKALDVDAFGCNSLIYSGKAPATSQKFALTTQELNKLLPQIRDKAQTLGLKFLWYTPTHYCDLDPVVMGLGIKTCTAAMITACVAPNGDIYPCQSYFESLGNILTDPWEKIWHHPLAEKLRSRSYVEEKCKDCNQLQVCGGGCPLELQNKEHLCVGTR, encoded by the coding sequence ATGAGCCTGTTCAAAAAGAAAACCATTCCGCACGGCAGATTCACCTACCGCGGAGAAGACGAATTCAAAGGCATGTCGCTTCAACTCCGCGTCGAAGCTGACGGCAGAGGCGTCATGGTCATCAACGCCAACACTGTTTTGCACCTAAACCAAACCGCATCAGCCTACGCCTACTACTTCATGCTCGGACTACCCCAACAAGAAGTCATAAACAAAATCCGCAAAATGTACCGCGTCAAACCAGAAGCGGCAAAGGCTGATTACGAAAAACTAATCTACACCATCAGCACGCTGGCGCAAACAGAAAAAATCGACCCCGTCACGTTCTTGGAAATTGAAAAAGAGGAACCCTTCACCTACCAGTACACAGCACCACTGCGGATGGATATGGCGCTCACGTTTCGCTGCCAAAACGACTGCATCCACTGCTACGCAGGAGGACCACACCAAACGCCAGAGTTAACCACGGAGCAGTGGAAAACCGTAATCAACAAGCTAAGCGAAATAGGCGTCTTCATCCTAACATTCACAGGCGGCGAACCCACACTCCGAGACGACCTCCCCGAACTGCTCCTGCACGCACAAGCAAACGGCATGGTCACAGGCTTAATCACAAACGGCAGAAAACTAAAAGACCAAACCTACGTGCAGGCGCTTGAGAAAGCAGGCTTAGACTTCGTGCAAATCACACTTGAATCCCACAAGCCCCAAGTTCATGACAAAATGACCAACACTAAAGGCAGCTTCATCGAAACCGTAGAAGGCATCAAAAACACGGTGCAGTCTCAAATCTACGTTTCCACAAACACGACTCTGAGCAAACACAACGCCAAAGACTTCCTAACCACCATCGACTTCATCAAAGCCCTCGACGTTGACGCTTTCGGATGCAACAGCCTCATCTACTCAGGCAAGGCACCCGCGACAAGCCAAAAATTCGCCCTAACCACACAGGAACTAAACAAGCTTCTGCCCCAAATCCGCGACAAAGCCCAAACACTCGGCTTAAAATTCCTCTGGTACACACCAACCCACTACTGCGACCTAGACCCCGTCGTCATGGGCTTAGGCATAAAAACCTGCACCGCCGCCATGATAACCGCCTGCGTCGCACCAAACGGCGACATCTACCCTTGCCAAAGCTACTTCGAAAGTTTAGGCAACATCCTAACTGACCCGTGGGAAAAAATCTGGCACCACCCCCTCGCTGAGAAACTGCGAAGCCGCAGCTACGTTGAGGAAAAATGCAAGGACTGCAATCAACTGCAGGTTTGCGGCGGAGGATGCCCCCTTGAACTCCAAAACAAAGAGCACCTATGCGTCGGCACAAGATAA
- a CDS encoding CooT family nickel-binding protein: MCEFNVILNGKVEFKDVIYAKVNGDNVTVKNILGVAKEFKNCKIIEVDVPNTRLVLSAK, translated from the coding sequence ATGTGTGAATTTAACGTAATCTTGAATGGGAAAGTAGAGTTTAAGGATGTTATTTATGCTAAAGTTAACGGCGATAACGTTACAGTCAAGAATATTTTGGGAGTAGCAAAAGAATTCAAAAACTGCAAAATCATCGAAGTTGATGTACCCAACACAAGACTTGTGCTATCAGCAAAATAA
- a CDS encoding GIY-YIG nuclease family protein, whose amino-acid sequence MAFYVYILLCNDGSFYTGYTKDVNERIRQHENGNGARYTKAHRPRSVVYVESCDSRSEAMKREREIKKLSHRQKADLIASKTQKEN is encoded by the coding sequence ATGGCATTTTACGTTTACATCTTGCTCTGTAACGATGGAAGCTTCTACACTGGTTACACTAAAGATGTGAACGAGCGGATACGGCAACATGAGAATGGCAATGGCGCGAGGTACACTAAAGCCCATAGACCGCGAAGTGTGGTGTACGTTGAAAGCTGTGATTCCAGAAGCGAAGCCATGAAGCGGGAGAGAGAAATAAAAAAGCTAAGCCACCGACAAAAAGCCGACCTAATTGCCTCTAAAACACAAAAAGAAAATTAG
- a CDS encoding flavodoxin family protein: MKALLVVYSYHHKNTQKIAEVFAKVLDAEIVAPQQANPIELETHDLVGFGAGIDSGKHYKELLDFADQLPQVEGKKAFIFSTSGVSNTRYRNKIHTALREKLQAKGYVIVDEFNCHGFNTNSFLKHFGGMNKGRPNEEDLRHAEEFAQNLKQNL, from the coding sequence ATGAAAGCATTGTTAGTTGTATATTCATATCACCACAAAAACACCCAAAAAATCGCCGAAGTCTTCGCAAAAGTTCTTGATGCAGAAATAGTGGCGCCACAGCAGGCAAACCCGATTGAGCTTGAGACTCATGATTTAGTTGGTTTTGGCGCGGGGATAGACAGCGGAAAACACTACAAAGAACTGCTTGACTTCGCCGACCAACTCCCTCAAGTCGAAGGCAAAAAAGCATTCATATTCTCAACAAGCGGCGTCTCGAACACACGGTACAGAAACAAAATCCACACTGCCCTAAGGGAGAAGCTGCAAGCAAAAGGCTATGTGATTGTTGACGAATTCAACTGCCACGGATTTAACACCAACAGTTTCCTCAAACACTTCGGCGGCATGAATAAGGGCAGACCCAACGAAGAAGACCTAAGGCACGCGGAAGAGTTTGCTCAAAACCTAAAGCAGAACCTTTAG
- a CDS encoding long-chain fatty acid--CoA ligase has product MSYQHKPWFKNWPLEVPKSISYPAVPLHGLLQKTATEYPEKVAIVYAEKEITYKQLDLFSNQFANALAKLGTKKGDRVALYLPNIPQFVIAFFGALKAGAVVTTISPLHREREVEYQLGDSGAQTIVTLDTLYPVVEKVRQKTQLKHVITTRLEDFDSESNPNMLSFQDLLESASYDQPNIRIDPNEDLAALQYTGGTTGTAKGAMLTHKNLLSNALAFAAWIKGAETKETFLAALPLFHIYGMTTSMTVPISLASKIVLVPKFDPAKVLETIQRHKVTVYCGSPTMYSILLANSELGKYDLTSIRVCISGASPLPPQVQKKFMEVTGGFLAEGYGLTEASPVTHCTPVDKSMKTVKVGSIGLPLPDTEAKIVDLETGERSLVAGETGELAVKGPQVMKGYWQKPKETATVLRDGWLLTGDIACIDEEGYFYITDRKKDLIKYKDYSVYPREIEDVLYEHPAVKLCAVVGKPEPAVGEIPKAFVVLKEGAVATAQEIMAFVNDKVAPYKVIREVEFRKELPISGAGKVLRRQLKEQPKS; this is encoded by the coding sequence ATGAGTTACCAGCATAAACCTTGGTTTAAGAATTGGCCTCTTGAAGTGCCAAAAAGCATAAGCTACCCTGCTGTTCCCTTGCATGGACTTTTGCAAAAAACTGCTACTGAATACCCAGAAAAAGTTGCCATAGTTTATGCTGAAAAAGAAATCACATACAAGCAGCTGGATTTGTTCTCGAACCAGTTTGCCAACGCCTTAGCCAAATTAGGCACAAAAAAAGGCGACCGCGTTGCACTCTACCTGCCAAACATTCCCCAGTTCGTCATCGCCTTCTTCGGAGCACTCAAAGCTGGCGCAGTTGTTACAACGATTAGTCCCCTGCACCGCGAGCGCGAGGTCGAGTACCAGCTTGGCGATTCTGGAGCCCAAACCATAGTCACACTTGACACGCTCTACCCAGTGGTGGAGAAAGTTCGGCAAAAAACCCAGCTAAAACACGTAATAACAACAAGATTGGAAGATTTCGACTCTGAGAGCAACCCAAACATGCTGTCCTTCCAAGATTTGTTGGAATCAGCTTCCTACGACCAACCGAACATTAGAATAGACCCAAACGAGGATTTGGCAGCGTTGCAGTACACGGGCGGCACCACAGGAACAGCCAAAGGCGCCATGCTAACCCACAAAAACCTGCTCTCGAACGCTCTGGCGTTTGCCGCTTGGATAAAAGGCGCAGAAACCAAAGAAACCTTCCTTGCAGCTTTGCCTCTGTTTCACATTTACGGCATGACCACAAGCATGACCGTGCCAATCAGTTTAGCCTCAAAGATAGTTTTGGTGCCGAAATTTGACCCCGCAAAAGTCTTAGAAACTATACAACGGCACAAGGTCACGGTTTATTGCGGCTCGCCAACTATGTACTCAATCCTTTTAGCCAACTCAGAACTGGGCAAATACGACTTAACCTCGATTCGAGTCTGCATTTCTGGAGCGTCCCCACTGCCGCCGCAAGTGCAAAAGAAGTTCATGGAGGTTACAGGCGGATTCCTCGCTGAAGGATACGGATTAACCGAAGCCTCGCCCGTCACGCATTGCACGCCAGTGGACAAGTCGATGAAAACCGTGAAAGTCGGCTCAATCGGCTTGCCCCTGCCAGATACGGAAGCTAAAATCGTTGATTTAGAAACAGGCGAGAGAAGCCTTGTTGCGGGCGAAACTGGCGAGTTAGCAGTTAAAGGTCCACAGGTCATGAAGGGTTACTGGCAAAAGCCCAAAGAAACCGCCACAGTGCTCCGCGACGGCTGGCTCTTAACAGGCGACATTGCCTGCATTGACGAGGAAGGCTACTTCTACATTACTGACCGCAAAAAAGACCTCATAAAATACAAGGATTATAGCGTTTACCCCAGAGAAATCGAAGACGTTCTCTACGAGCACCCCGCAGTGAAACTTTGCGCGGTCGTGGGCAAGCCAGAGCCTGCGGTGGGCGAGATTCCGAAGGCTTTCGTGGTGCTAAAAGAGGGTGCGGTTGCTACGGCGCAAGAAATCATGGCTTTCGTCAACGATAAAGTGGCACCTTATAAGGTAATCCGCGAAGTAGAATTCAGAAAAGAACTGCCCATAAGCGGCGCAGGCAAAGTCCTAAGAAGACAACTAAAAGAACAGCCTAAAAGTTAA
- a CDS encoding DUF2207 domain-containing protein, with translation MVKTKTCTITLLLALTVALVAASLASAQDGPVYNVDHEWVQVFINQDGTIDVTYNITVTITANTMRAFDVAQPNRDFTIGETVDQYGNNLNNYKYNPDVASVDFKTPLQVGDSIWFTITTNVANMIANDTTNQGNYRLIFPPQWDKNTQIHDVRVQIVLPPSVTANDIKFDPNHPWQNTMIIEGNLAVYWEIPTLQAGQQIPLAVSFPATALPNYKPTEQGFGGIDTLIIILGVIGGIAAIIIFIFIIIKLSKSTYTAPQVSIETLGIKRGLTAVEASYLLGLKPTQIVTEILYSLLQKRAVWAKETKPSLKLEVLSPYENKTGTTENPLRYYEIDFLHALKPGGTLDEEKLAKTVMTLRDTTEQKLEGFSRKDTIDYYRKIVNQAWTQVEQAGTPELASNAYDEQLLWLMLDPNQKTRTETVFRDRPFQPSPMWFWWWYGYTIYHPHPTYKPNIPAPAQSAKPPAIPGAEFANNIATALENTSNNIVTNIEKFANSIVPPPPKASHQPARKGSGCVCACAACACACACVSCACACAGGGGR, from the coding sequence ATGGTAAAAACAAAAACCTGCACAATCACCCTCCTTCTCGCGTTGACGGTTGCACTTGTAGCCGCCAGCTTAGCCAGCGCGCAGGACGGGCCAGTCTACAATGTTGACCATGAGTGGGTGCAGGTTTTCATCAACCAAGACGGCACCATCGACGTAACCTACAACATAACAGTAACCATAACAGCCAACACCATGCGCGCCTTTGACGTGGCACAGCCCAACCGCGACTTCACCATCGGCGAAACCGTAGACCAATACGGCAACAACCTAAACAACTACAAATACAACCCAGACGTGGCATCCGTGGACTTCAAAACGCCCCTGCAGGTAGGCGACAGCATCTGGTTCACCATCACAACCAACGTCGCAAACATGATAGCAAACGACACCACAAACCAAGGCAACTATCGCCTCATATTCCCACCCCAATGGGACAAAAACACACAAATCCACGACGTACGAGTACAAATCGTTCTGCCCCCAAGCGTAACAGCAAACGACATAAAATTTGACCCCAACCACCCATGGCAAAACACCATGATAATAGAAGGCAACTTGGCAGTTTACTGGGAAATCCCCACGCTCCAAGCAGGACAACAAATCCCACTCGCCGTTTCATTCCCAGCCACCGCGTTGCCAAACTACAAGCCAACTGAACAGGGCTTTGGCGGCATAGACACACTCATCATAATACTAGGCGTCATCGGCGGCATAGCAGCCATCATCATCTTTATATTCATCATAATCAAACTCAGCAAAAGCACCTACACAGCGCCCCAAGTCAGCATAGAAACCCTAGGCATCAAACGCGGCTTAACCGCAGTCGAAGCCTCCTACCTTCTTGGCTTAAAGCCGACGCAGATTGTAACCGAAATCCTCTACAGCCTACTCCAAAAACGCGCGGTGTGGGCAAAAGAAACCAAACCCTCCCTAAAACTCGAAGTGCTATCACCCTACGAGAACAAGACAGGCACCACCGAGAACCCGCTGCGCTACTACGAAATAGACTTCCTCCACGCACTAAAACCTGGCGGCACGCTGGACGAGGAAAAACTAGCCAAAACTGTCATGACCCTGCGCGACACAACAGAACAAAAACTCGAAGGCTTCAGCCGAAAAGACACCATCGACTACTACAGAAAAATCGTCAACCAAGCGTGGACGCAGGTTGAACAGGCAGGAACACCAGAACTCGCCTCAAACGCCTACGATGAGCAACTGCTCTGGCTCATGCTAGACCCCAATCAAAAAACACGAACAGAAACAGTGTTCCGCGACCGCCCCTTCCAACCCAGCCCAATGTGGTTCTGGTGGTGGTACGGCTACACAATCTACCACCCACACCCCACCTACAAACCAAACATACCAGCCCCAGCACAATCAGCCAAACCGCCAGCCATTCCAGGAGCAGAATTCGCAAACAACATCGCAACAGCCCTCGAAAACACCTCAAACAACATAGTCACAAACATAGAAAAATTCGCCAACTCCATCGTCCCACCCCCACCAAAAGCGTCACATCAACCAGCAAGAAAAGGCTCAGGATGCGTCTGCGCCTGCGCGGCTTGCGCGTGTGCGTGCGCCTGCGTTTCATGTGCCTGCGCGTGTGCGGGTGGAGGAGGACGCTAA
- a CDS encoding MGMT family protein, which yields MTKKKTTWQEKLNDSKGYPKVSVIEGKLSTRWGTGTVVIPAPIEVDAYMRQVPKGKLTTINEIRQALAKKHHATIGCPITTGIFAWIAANAAEEQKQQGKTDITPYWRTLKTKGIINEKYPGGAEAQTLLLQQEGHSVIKKGKNSFVKDYEKALAKLE from the coding sequence ATGACAAAAAAGAAGACTACTTGGCAGGAGAAACTAAACGACAGCAAAGGCTACCCTAAAGTCTCCGTAATAGAAGGCAAACTCAGCACACGTTGGGGCACAGGAACAGTTGTCATCCCAGCGCCAATCGAAGTAGACGCATACATGCGCCAAGTGCCCAAAGGCAAACTCACAACCATAAACGAAATTCGCCAAGCCCTCGCCAAAAAACATCACGCAACCATCGGCTGCCCCATAACCACAGGCATATTCGCTTGGATAGCCGCAAACGCGGCAGAAGAACAAAAACAACAGGGCAAAACCGACATCACACCGTATTGGCGAACACTAAAAACTAAGGGTATAATAAACGAGAAATATCCAGGCGGAGCGGAAGCCCAAACACTGCTTTTGCAACAGGAAGGGCACAGCGTAATCAAGAAGGGCAAAAACAGTTTTGTCAAGGATTATGAGAAAGCACTTGCAAAGCTAGAATAG
- the hypF gene encoding carbamoyltransferase HypF — MRVKLGISGIVQGVGFRPFIYRIAVANGLAGYVLNRGDAGVEVLLEGDAQQIENFMRDLTAQKPPLAQIDQVRRIELSGKNEYTKFSIHHSSKEAELSGSIIPPDIAICNQCLKELRDPKDPRYDYFFITCTDCGPRFTIIERLPYDRENTTMREFPLCGLCQKEFDTPANRRFHAQTVACPTCGPKVYLTTNKGEPVQTSDPVRTAGKLLSEGKILAVKGYGGFHIASSTVLEEPLSRLRETKHRREKPFAIMAKNLQAAQTFAEVSSKEQELLTSPQRPIVLLNKNKNYNLSPLVAPHLHNVGVMLPYTGLHYMLFDQVPDESFVMTSANPPNQPIVKDNQEALKILGETVDYFLFHNRKIAHRCDDSVMRTHGDRQVFIRRSRGYAPAPIRLKTKSKRCVVGLGGELNNTSCLLFEDKAFISQHIGDTENIETRSFLQEATSHLERLTNCKAEAVACDLHPKFTTTNLAKEMAEADGLPLVQVQHHHAHAAALLAEHGLEEIVAITCDGYGYGSDGEAWGGEILHCKLESAEFKRLGHLEPQPLLGGDLASRYPVRLAAGMLANAGVNVDDWVMRNSGRLPHGELEAKLILNQLEKGANTVETTSCGRVLDAIAVILGVCFERTYEGEPAMKLESLALTGKDTLKLTPVFHGNVVDTTTIIGTVYQSMGKVSNADLAYSAHAYLAKGLATLAVEKAQEHDIKAVGFSGGAACNQILAQLMRETVEAAGLRFFVHEAVPAGDGGVSFGQAVVAGFSGF, encoded by the coding sequence TTGCGCGTTAAACTCGGCATTTCAGGCATTGTTCAAGGCGTAGGTTTTCGCCCCTTCATCTACCGCATCGCAGTAGCCAACGGCTTGGCAGGTTACGTGCTCAACAGAGGCGACGCTGGAGTGGAAGTGCTCTTGGAAGGAGACGCGCAACAAATCGAGAATTTTATGCGTGATTTAACTGCGCAAAAGCCGCCTCTTGCCCAAATAGACCAAGTCAGGCGAATTGAACTTTCAGGCAAAAACGAGTACACAAAGTTTTCCATCCACCACAGCTCCAAAGAAGCAGAACTCTCAGGCTCCATCATACCGCCAGACATAGCCATCTGCAATCAGTGTCTCAAAGAACTCCGCGACCCAAAAGACCCACGCTACGACTATTTTTTTATCACTTGCACGGATTGTGGTCCACGCTTCACCATCATCGAACGCTTGCCCTACGACCGCGAAAACACCACCATGCGCGAGTTCCCCCTGTGCGGTTTATGCCAAAAAGAATTTGACACTCCAGCGAATCGGCGGTTTCACGCGCAGACGGTAGCGTGCCCAACGTGCGGACCAAAAGTGTATTTGACAACAAACAAGGGCGAGCCAGTGCAAACCAGCGACCCAGTGCGGACAGCTGGCAAGTTACTCTCGGAAGGCAAAATTTTGGCAGTAAAAGGCTACGGCGGCTTCCATATTGCATCGTCAACCGTGCTGGAAGAGCCATTATCGAGGCTTCGAGAAACGAAGCACCGCCGCGAGAAACCCTTCGCCATCATGGCAAAAAACCTGCAAGCCGCACAAACGTTTGCCGAAGTTTCTTCGAAAGAGCAAGAACTCCTAACTTCCCCGCAGCGCCCAATAGTGTTGCTAAACAAAAACAAAAACTACAACCTCTCACCGCTCGTGGCACCGCACCTGCACAACGTCGGCGTCATGCTACCCTACACGGGCTTGCACTACATGCTCTTCGACCAAGTGCCTGACGAATCATTCGTGATGACCAGCGCCAACCCGCCAAACCAGCCCATCGTAAAAGACAACCAAGAAGCACTCAAAATACTGGGTGAAACAGTGGATTATTTCTTGTTTCACAACCGCAAAATCGCCCACCGATGCGACGACTCAGTCATGCGCACGCACGGTGACCGCCAAGTTTTCATCAGGCGAAGCCGAGGGTACGCACCAGCACCAATCAGACTCAAAACCAAATCAAAACGTTGCGTCGTGGGCTTGGGTGGTGAACTAAACAATACCTCCTGCCTGCTCTTTGAGGACAAGGCATTCATTAGCCAACACATCGGCGACACAGAAAACATCGAAACCCGAAGCTTCCTCCAAGAAGCCACAAGCCACCTTGAACGTTTAACCAACTGCAAAGCCGAGGCAGTAGCGTGTGATTTGCATCCCAAGTTTACTACGACCAACTTAGCTAAAGAAATGGCTGAAGCTGACGGTTTGCCGTTGGTGCAGGTGCAGCATCATCATGCTCATGCGGCGGCGTTGCTGGCTGAGCATGGTTTAGAGGAAATAGTGGCGATTACTTGTGACGGCTACGGCTATGGCTCTGACGGCGAAGCGTGGGGCGGCGAAATCCTCCACTGCAAACTTGAATCAGCAGAATTTAAGCGTCTTGGGCATCTGGAGCCTCAGCCGTTGCTTGGCGGTGATTTGGCAAGCCGTTATCCCGTGCGCTTGGCGGCTGGAATGCTTGCAAACGCAGGAGTAAACGTTGACGACTGGGTGATGCGAAACAGCGGTCGTTTGCCTCATGGCGAATTAGAAGCCAAACTCATCCTGAACCAACTAGAAAAAGGCGCAAACACAGTCGAAACTACCAGTTGCGGCAGGGTCTTGGATGCTATTGCCGTTATTTTAGGGGTTTGTTTTGAACGAACTTACGAGGGGGAACCAGCTATGAAACTGGAATCTTTAGCGTTAACTGGCAAAGACACCCTAAAACTTACACCAGTCTTCCATGGCAACGTAGTGGATACTACGACCATTATAGGCACTGTCTACCAGAGCATGGGCAAAGTCTCTAATGCAGACTTGGCATATTCAGCCCACGCTTACCTAGCAAAAGGGCTAGCAACTTTAGCAGTGGAAAAAGCACAAGAACACGACATAAAAGCGGTCGGCTTCTCAGGCGGCGCAGCCTGCAACCAAATACTCGCCCAACTCATGCGAGAAACCGTTGAGGCTGCTGGATTGCGCTTCTTTGTCCACGAAGCAGTTCCAGCGGGGGACGGTGGGGTCTCGTTTGGTCAGGCAGTTGTGGCTGGATTTTCAGGTTTTTAG
- a CDS encoding HAD-IB family phosphatase, translating into MSYGHMEANKHRLVVFDVEGVLIPENRFFFQAGKNAGFTRLLRILFWGLLYKAGIIKIETVLKRIFYEIRGLEVERLMQIFDKMPATPFLQALFSQLKLRNCKTALISSGLPTFVVQKLADSVGADYAYGVDVEIQDGKLTGKIMGEAITADGKLKILKKILATEGFKPSDCVVVADDRNNRCIFLPEMLKIGFNPDFVIRVKADRVVNGKLSAILPIMDGKPHKRTFPSTNDLVREDIHASGFFVPVIAGLISIPVVAALIVIIALIYTISELTRLEGRELPLISAITRHAASQSELNGFAAAPLYFAFGIVLTLVIYPSPASSAAIAMFCLGDSAASLFGGLISKSLPFNKGKTWEGTLAGFLFAFLGGLFFVSPLLALVGAAIAMSIEVLPLPINDNVSIPLITGLVLTLLF; encoded by the coding sequence ATGAGTTATGGACACATGGAAGCAAACAAACACAGGCTAGTCGTATTCGACGTGGAAGGCGTGCTTATTCCAGAGAACCGCTTCTTCTTCCAAGCAGGCAAAAACGCAGGCTTCACAAGACTATTACGGATTCTTTTTTGGGGGTTACTCTACAAAGCAGGCATCATAAAAATAGAAACTGTCCTAAAACGCATTTTCTACGAAATAAGAGGACTAGAAGTCGAGAGGCTGATGCAAATCTTTGACAAGATGCCCGCCACACCATTCCTGCAAGCACTGTTCTCTCAACTCAAACTCCGCAACTGCAAAACCGCGCTGATTAGCTCAGGGTTGCCGACGTTTGTTGTTCAAAAATTAGCTGACAGCGTAGGCGCAGACTACGCTTACGGCGTTGACGTAGAAATACAAGACGGCAAATTAACGGGGAAAATCATGGGCGAAGCCATTACAGCAGATGGCAAACTCAAAATTCTCAAAAAGATTTTGGCAACTGAAGGCTTCAAACCAAGCGACTGCGTTGTGGTTGCCGATGACCGAAACAACCGCTGCATTTTCCTGCCTGAAATGCTGAAAATCGGTTTCAACCCAGACTTTGTAATAAGAGTGAAAGCTGACCGAGTAGTCAACGGCAAACTCTCCGCAATCCTGCCAATCATGGATGGAAAACCACACAAACGCACATTCCCCTCAACCAACGACTTAGTCAGAGAAGACATTCACGCTTCAGGATTCTTTGTTCCAGTTATCGCTGGCTTAATCAGCATCCCAGTTGTCGCCGCATTAATCGTGATTATTGCATTAATCTACACTATTTCAGAGTTGACACGTTTAGAAGGACGAGAACTGCCACTAATCTCAGCCATCACGCGACATGCCGCCTCTCAATCGGAACTAAACGGTTTTGCCGCAGCACCACTCTACTTTGCCTTTGGCATAGTGCTAACTTTGGTGATTTATCCATCTCCTGCGAGCAGCGCAGCTATAGCGATGTTTTGTTTGGGCGACAGTGCAGCTTCGCTTTTCGGCGGTTTAATCTCTAAGTCTTTGCCTTTTAACAAAGGAAAAACTTGGGAAGGCACGCTAGCTGGTTTCTTATTCGCATTCTTAGGCGGCTTGTTTTTTGTTTCGCCGCTTTTAGCGTTAGTTGGCGCAGCCATTGCAATGTCAATTGAAGTTTTGCCGCTACCCATAAATGATAATGTATCAATACCCTTGATTACTGGCTTAGTTTTAACGTTACTATTCTAG
- a CDS encoding winged helix-turn-helix domain-containing protein, whose product MKSDLASLHKILKDGTRQKIISLLAEKGSLTYTELMDSTDITSTGTLNYHLKILGELLAKNDAGQYILTEKGKLAARLLDEFPPDYSLEAKKIWSRRFLIVAVAINIGGLLLVIVLNILGYLDIAGLYRGIFGFITGLVFFYVFYRMIRPTTNAKSHQKSNTPETNPDRTIKDIFVSGRSLQEVNDQICQWIRAEGITVEVQHEDFFRGRLGIPSGLGLTAPKYFEISCTVEPKGVKVHTEGWISVYDVREQSFSSNPWVMGNIPRRKGQKVIEHLWAILEAISEK is encoded by the coding sequence ATGAAATCGGATTTAGCTTCGCTTCACAAGATACTAAAAGACGGAACCCGACAAAAAATTATATCTCTACTCGCTGAAAAAGGAAGCCTAACCTACACTGAGCTAATGGATTCAACAGACATTACCAGCACTGGAACGCTCAACTACCACCTAAAAATCTTAGGCGAACTTTTGGCGAAAAACGACGCTGGACAATACATTCTAACGGAAAAAGGCAAGCTTGCCGCACGACTCCTCGATGAGTTCCCGCCCGATTACTCTCTCGAGGCAAAGAAGATTTGGTCCCGCCGCTTCTTAATTGTAGCAGTCGCCATAAACATAGGCGGATTACTTCTAGTTATAGTCTTAAACATTCTAGGATATCTTGACATTGCTGGCTTATACAGGGGCATATTCGGCTTCATCACGGGCTTAGTGTTCTTCTACGTTTTCTACAGAATGATTCGACCTACAACTAATGCAAAATCCCATCAGAAATCGAATACGCCAGAAACAAACCCTGATAGAACCATCAAAGACATCTTCGTTTCAGGCAGAAGCCTCCAAGAAGTAAACGACCAGATATGTCAGTGGATAAGAGCAGAAGGCATTACCGTTGAGGTGCAACACGAAGACTTCTTTAGAGGCCGACTTGGTATCCCAAGTGGGCTGGGACTTACTGCACCAAAATACTTCGAAATCTCCTGCACAGTGGAACCCAAGGGCGTTAAAGTGCACACTGAAGGCTGGATAAGCGTTTATGACGTAAGAGAGCAAAGCTTCTCAAGCAATCCATGGGTAATGGGCAATATACCCCGACGGAAAGGGCAGAAAGTAATTGAGCACTTATGGGCTATACTAGAAGCTATTTCTGAGAAGTAA